The Micromonospora sp. WMMD961 genome has a segment encoding these proteins:
- a CDS encoding site-2 protease family protein: protein MEPRTRPPRRPDRRLGLNVGRVFGVPLHLNGSMVLLAVVIAVLYAEFAARQLDLPQLSGYLIGFGFVVSLLGSVLLHELGHALTARRYGIGVRGITLELLGGYTEMDRDAPSPRVDLLVSLAGPAVSAVLGVLAVAATLALPPGTVVHQLAFQLAVSNVIVALFNSLPGLPLDGGRALRAAVWGLTRDRHLGTEVAGWAGRVVAVGTTIVVLVLTVADYLAPLALPLMLLVAVTLWRGAGQSIRAARVSRRFPLIDLSRLARPVWPVATGTPLAEAQRRRAEGGQPGSALLVTDSTGRPAALVDPVAAEAVPVERRPWLAVDTVARSLGTIPTLSVGWDGERVMEAVQTHPGAQYVVTSGEDVVGILHIADLAQLLEPDRKMTP from the coding sequence ATGGAGCCACGAACCCGGCCACCGCGCCGACCCGACCGCCGCCTCGGCCTCAACGTCGGCCGGGTGTTCGGGGTGCCGCTGCACCTCAACGGCTCCATGGTCCTGCTCGCGGTGGTCATCGCCGTGCTGTACGCCGAGTTCGCCGCCCGGCAGCTGGATCTGCCGCAGCTCAGCGGCTACCTGATCGGCTTCGGCTTCGTGGTGTCCCTGCTCGGGTCGGTGCTGCTGCACGAGCTGGGGCACGCCCTCACCGCCCGTCGTTACGGCATCGGTGTGCGCGGGATCACCCTGGAACTGCTCGGCGGGTACACCGAGATGGACCGGGACGCCCCGTCGCCCCGCGTCGACCTGCTGGTGTCACTGGCCGGCCCGGCGGTCTCCGCGGTGCTCGGCGTCCTCGCGGTCGCCGCCACCCTCGCCCTCCCGCCGGGGACCGTGGTCCACCAGCTCGCCTTCCAGCTCGCGGTCAGCAACGTCATCGTCGCGCTGTTCAACAGCCTGCCCGGGCTGCCGCTCGACGGCGGCCGGGCGCTGCGCGCGGCGGTGTGGGGGCTGACCCGCGACCGGCACCTCGGCACCGAGGTCGCCGGCTGGGCCGGACGAGTCGTCGCCGTCGGCACCACGATCGTGGTCCTGGTGCTCACCGTCGCCGACTACCTGGCGCCGTTGGCGCTGCCGCTGATGCTGCTGGTCGCCGTCACCCTCTGGCGTGGCGCGGGGCAGTCGATCCGGGCCGCCCGGGTCAGCCGCCGGTTCCCGCTGATCGACCTGTCCCGGCTGGCCCGTCCGGTCTGGCCGGTGGCCACCGGTACGCCGCTGGCCGAGGCGCAGCGCCGACGCGCCGAGGGTGGCCAGCCCGGCTCCGCGCTGCTGGTCACCGACTCCACGGGCCGGCCGGCGGCCCTGGTCGACCCGGTCGCCGCGGAAGCGGTGCCGGTCGAGCGCCGGCCGTGGCTGGCGGTGGACACCGTCGCCCGGTCACTGGGCACGATCCCCACCCTGTCGGTCGGCTGGGACGGCGAGCGGGTGATGGAGGCCGTACAGACCCACCCGGGCGCACAGTACGTGGTGACGTCAGGCGAAGATGTCGTCGGCATTCTGCACATCGCGGACCTTGCACAGCTCCTCGAACCCGACCGGAAGATGACACCGTGA
- a CDS encoding tRNA (adenine-N1)-methyltransferase: protein MTATPSTVPATPALTPVHRGPFRPGDRVQLTDPKGRMHTVTLEPGKEFHTHRGILAHDTLIGLPDGSVVTTAGGGTAFLALRPLLSDYVLSMPRGAQVIYPKDSAQIVAMGDIFPGAKVLEAGAGSGALSCSLLRAVGTEGELHSFELRDDFAQIAKRNVEAFFNGPHPSWHLHVGDVAQCQETGFDRIILDMLTPWETLDMVERALVPGGVFIGYVATTPQLSELVEALRERGGWTEPRAWESLVRDWHAEGLAVRPDHRMIAHTAFLVSARKLAPGVTAPPRRRKPSKGTEAYAQRRQDLRAAEAARQAAAAQAAGAQPDGTGEMDRP, encoded by the coding sequence GTGACCGCAACTCCCTCCACCGTCCCCGCCACCCCGGCGCTGACACCCGTGCACCGCGGGCCCTTCCGGCCCGGCGACCGGGTCCAGTTGACCGACCCCAAGGGGCGGATGCACACCGTGACGCTGGAGCCGGGCAAGGAGTTCCACACCCACCGCGGCATCCTGGCGCACGACACGCTGATCGGGCTCCCCGACGGCAGCGTGGTGACCACCGCCGGTGGTGGCACCGCGTTCCTGGCCCTGCGGCCACTCCTGTCGGACTACGTGCTGTCCATGCCGCGTGGCGCCCAGGTCATCTACCCGAAGGACTCGGCGCAGATCGTCGCGATGGGCGACATCTTCCCCGGTGCCAAGGTCCTCGAAGCCGGCGCCGGCTCCGGCGCGCTGAGCTGCTCCCTGCTGCGCGCCGTCGGCACCGAGGGCGAGCTGCACTCGTTCGAGCTCCGCGACGACTTCGCCCAGATCGCCAAGCGCAACGTCGAGGCCTTCTTCAACGGGCCGCACCCGTCGTGGCACCTGCACGTCGGTGACGTCGCGCAGTGCCAGGAGACCGGCTTCGACCGCATCATCCTGGACATGCTGACCCCCTGGGAGACCCTCGACATGGTGGAGCGGGCGCTGGTGCCCGGTGGGGTGTTCATCGGCTACGTGGCCACCACACCGCAGCTCTCGGAGCTGGTGGAGGCGCTGCGCGAGCGCGGCGGCTGGACCGAGCCACGGGCCTGGGAGTCGCTGGTGCGCGACTGGCACGCCGAGGGTCTCGCCGTGCGTCCGGACCACCGGATGATCGCGCACACCGCGTTCCTGGTGTCCGCGCGCAAGCTGGCCCCGGGGGTGACCGCGCCGCCGCGCCGGCGCAAGCCCAGCAAGGGCACCGAGGCGTACGCCCAGCGCCGCCAGGACCTGCGCGCGGCGGAGGCCGCCCGGCAGGCCGCCGCCGCCCAGGCGGCCGGTGCGCAGCCCGACGGTACGGGGGAGATGGACAGGCCGTGA
- a CDS encoding ferredoxin, with protein sequence MADVATDQLQVWVDQDLCTGDGLCVQYAPEVFEFDVDGLAYVKSADGELLLAPGSRVDVPAHLRLEVIDSAKECPGDCIHVVRGDGVEVAGPEAEDD encoded by the coding sequence GTGGCCGATGTCGCGACCGATCAGCTGCAGGTCTGGGTGGACCAGGATCTCTGCACAGGCGACGGGCTCTGCGTGCAGTACGCGCCGGAGGTCTTCGAATTCGACGTCGACGGCCTCGCGTACGTCAAGAGCGCCGACGGTGAGCTGCTGTTGGCGCCCGGCAGCCGGGTCGACGTGCCCGCCCACCTGCGGCTCGAAGTCATCGACTCCGCCAAGGAGTGCCCGGGCGACTGCATCCACGTGGTGCGTGGCGACGGTGTCGAGGTCGCCGGCCCGGAGGCCGAGGACGACTGA
- the arc gene encoding proteasome ATPase, translated as MAARSDDADSRAARWEKEAHDLSTQVAFLQEELALVRRKLTESPRHVRQLEERLAATQAQLARLTENNDRLVSTLKEARTQIVTLKEEIDRLAQPPSGYGVFLAKHDDGTVDVFTGGRKLRVAVSPSLEVGDLRRGQEVLLNDALNIVDAFGYERVGEVVMLKEILEGPGGGPGDRALVVSHSDEERIVHLAETLIGSAIRAGDSLMIEPRSAYAYERIPKSEVEELVLEEVPDVDYGDIGGLQSQIEQIRDAVELPFLHADLFREHQLRPPKGILLYGPPGCGKTLIAKAVANSLAKKIAERQGKEKHTSFFLNIKGPELLNKYVGETERHIRLIFQRAREKAGEGTPVIVFFDEMDSIFRTRGSGVSSDVENTIVPQLLSEIDGVEGLENVIVIGASNREDMIDPAILRPGRLDVKIKIERPDAEAAKDIFSKYILSGLPLHPDDLTEHGADPQATVAAMIDAVVLRMYSETEENRFLEVTYANGDKEVLYFKDFNSGAMIQNIVDRSKKMAIKEFLTSGRKGLRLQHLLDACVDEFRENEDLPNTTNPDDWARISGKKGERIVYIRTLVSGGKGTEAGRSIETASNTGQYL; from the coding sequence GTGGCAGCACGCAGCGACGACGCGGACTCGCGCGCCGCACGGTGGGAGAAGGAAGCCCACGATCTCTCCACGCAGGTCGCGTTCCTTCAGGAGGAACTCGCCCTGGTGCGGCGTAAGTTGACCGAAAGCCCCCGACACGTCCGGCAGCTCGAAGAGCGGCTGGCGGCCACCCAGGCACAGTTGGCGCGGCTGACCGAGAACAACGACCGGCTGGTGAGCACCCTCAAGGAGGCTCGCACGCAGATCGTGACGCTCAAGGAGGAGATCGACCGCCTCGCGCAACCGCCGAGTGGTTACGGCGTCTTCCTCGCCAAGCACGACGACGGCACGGTGGACGTCTTCACCGGCGGTCGCAAGCTACGGGTCGCGGTCTCGCCCTCGCTAGAGGTGGGCGACCTGCGGCGTGGCCAGGAGGTCCTGCTCAACGACGCGCTCAACATCGTCGACGCGTTCGGCTACGAGCGGGTCGGTGAGGTCGTGATGCTCAAGGAGATCCTGGAGGGACCAGGCGGCGGGCCGGGTGACCGGGCGCTGGTGGTCTCCCACTCCGACGAGGAACGCATCGTGCACCTCGCCGAGACGCTCATCGGCTCGGCGATCCGGGCCGGCGACTCGCTCATGATCGAGCCCCGCTCGGCGTACGCGTACGAGCGGATCCCGAAGAGTGAGGTCGAGGAGCTGGTCCTGGAGGAGGTGCCCGACGTCGACTACGGCGACATCGGCGGCCTCCAGTCGCAGATCGAGCAGATCCGCGACGCGGTGGAGCTTCCCTTCCTGCACGCGGACCTGTTCCGTGAGCACCAGCTCCGCCCGCCCAAGGGCATCCTGCTCTACGGCCCGCCCGGCTGCGGCAAGACGCTCATCGCCAAGGCGGTCGCCAACTCGCTGGCCAAGAAGATCGCCGAGCGGCAGGGCAAGGAGAAGCACACCAGCTTCTTCCTCAACATCAAGGGCCCCGAGCTGCTCAACAAGTACGTCGGCGAGACCGAGCGGCACATCCGGCTGATCTTCCAGCGGGCACGGGAGAAGGCCGGCGAGGGCACGCCGGTGATCGTGTTCTTCGACGAGATGGACTCGATCTTCCGGACCCGGGGCTCCGGTGTCTCCTCCGACGTGGAGAACACCATCGTCCCGCAGCTGCTCAGCGAGATCGACGGCGTGGAGGGGCTGGAGAACGTCATCGTCATCGGCGCCTCCAACCGGGAAGACATGATCGACCCGGCGATCCTGCGCCCCGGTCGGCTCGACGTGAAGATCAAGATCGAGCGGCCGGACGCCGAAGCGGCCAAGGACATCTTCTCGAAGTACATCCTCTCCGGGCTGCCCCTGCACCCGGACGACCTGACCGAGCACGGGGCCGACCCCCAGGCCACCGTCGCGGCCATGATCGACGCCGTGGTGCTGCGGATGTACTCGGAGACCGAGGAGAACCGCTTCCTCGAGGTCACCTACGCCAACGGTGACAAGGAAGTCCTCTACTTCAAGGACTTCAACTCCGGCGCGATGATCCAGAACATCGTCGACCGGAGCAAGAAGATGGCCATCAAGGAGTTCCTCACCTCCGGTCGCAAGGGGCTGCGCCTGCAGCACCTGCTCGACGCCTGCGTCGACGAGTTCCGCGAGAACGAGGACCTCCCCAACACCACCAACCCCGACGACTGGGCCCGCATCTCCGGCAAGAAGGGCGAGCGGATCGTCTACATCCGCACGCTCGTCTCCGGCGGCAAGGGCACCGAGGCCGGTCGGTCCATCGAGACCGCCAGCAACACCGGTCAATACCTCTGA
- the dop gene encoding depupylase/deamidase Dop: MTVRRIMGTEVEYGISVPGQAGANPMVTSSQVVNAYGARPELNRGGRARWDYEEESPLRDARGFTYSGAAYDPAEALADEDLGLANVILTNGARLYVDHAHPEYSTPEVTTPRDIVRWDKAGERVMAEASRRAATIPGSQPIHLYKNNTDNKGASYGAHENYLMRRQTPFADIVAYLTPFFVTRQIVCGAGRVGIGQDGGQSGFQISQRADFFEVEVGLETTLKRPIINTRDEPHADADKYRRLHVIIGDANLSEISTYLKVGTTALILTMIEEKALSGDLGIADPVSELRAVSHDPSLSHRMRLRDGRRLTALDLQWAYLERVRSFVDDRYGTDADEQTVDVLDRWESVLDRLGRDPMLCVDELDWVAKLRLLEGYREREKLGWGSHKLQLVDLQYSDVRPEKGLYHRLVSRGAMKTLLTDDETRSAMTEPPEDTRAYFRGRCLAQYASEVVAASWDSVIFDVGRESLVRVPMMEPERGTRAHVGALFDRCASAKDLLETLTGG, translated from the coding sequence ATGACGGTACGTCGGATCATGGGCACCGAGGTCGAGTACGGCATCTCCGTGCCCGGACAGGCTGGAGCCAACCCGATGGTCACCTCATCACAGGTGGTCAACGCCTACGGGGCCCGCCCAGAGCTCAACCGGGGCGGGCGAGCCCGCTGGGACTACGAGGAGGAGTCGCCGCTGCGCGACGCCCGGGGCTTCACCTACTCCGGGGCGGCCTACGACCCGGCCGAGGCCCTCGCGGACGAGGACCTCGGCCTCGCCAACGTGATACTCACCAACGGCGCACGGCTCTACGTCGACCACGCCCACCCCGAATACTCCACTCCGGAGGTCACCACCCCCCGCGACATCGTGCGCTGGGACAAGGCCGGGGAGCGGGTGATGGCCGAGGCGTCCCGCCGCGCCGCCACCATCCCGGGCAGCCAGCCGATCCACCTCTACAAGAACAACACCGACAACAAGGGCGCCAGCTACGGCGCCCACGAGAACTACCTGATGCGCCGGCAGACCCCGTTCGCCGACATCGTGGCGTACCTGACGCCGTTCTTCGTGACCCGTCAGATCGTCTGCGGCGCGGGCCGGGTCGGCATCGGGCAGGACGGCGGCCAGAGCGGCTTCCAGATCTCCCAGCGCGCCGACTTCTTCGAGGTCGAGGTGGGCCTGGAGACCACGCTCAAGCGGCCGATCATCAACACCCGCGACGAGCCGCACGCCGACGCCGACAAGTACCGCCGGCTGCACGTCATCATCGGTGACGCCAACCTCTCCGAGATCTCCACGTACCTCAAGGTCGGCACCACCGCGCTGATCCTCACCATGATCGAGGAGAAGGCGCTCAGCGGGGACCTCGGCATCGCCGACCCGGTCAGCGAGCTGCGGGCGGTCAGTCACGACCCCAGCCTGTCGCACCGGATGCGACTGCGCGACGGTCGCCGGCTCACCGCACTCGACCTGCAGTGGGCGTACCTGGAACGGGTCCGGTCCTTTGTCGACGACCGGTACGGCACCGACGCCGACGAGCAGACCGTCGACGTGCTCGACCGCTGGGAGAGCGTCCTGGACCGGTTGGGGCGTGATCCGATGCTCTGCGTCGACGAGCTGGACTGGGTGGCCAAGCTGCGGTTGCTCGAGGGCTACCGGGAGCGGGAGAAGCTCGGCTGGGGTTCGCACAAGCTCCAGTTGGTCGACCTTCAGTATTCCGACGTCCGGCCGGAGAAGGGCCTCTACCATCGGCTGGTCTCCCGGGGCGCGATGAAGACGTTGCTCACCGACGACGAGACGCGCAGCGCGATGACCGAGCCGCCGGAGGACACCCGGGCCTACTTCCGCGGTCGCTGCCTCGCCCAGTACGCCTCCGAGGTCGTCGCCGCGAGTTGGGACTCGGTCATCTTCGACGTGGGCCGGGAGTCGCTGGTGCGGGTGCCGATGATGGAACCGGAGCGGGGCACCCGGGCGCACGTCGGCGCGTTGTTCGACCGCTGCGCGAGTGCCAAGGACCTGCTGGAGACGTTGACCGGGGGCTGA
- a CDS encoding ubiquitin-like protein Pup: MATHDSGGQSQSGKSRQGEEIEDVTTEANPEVAERHAEITEDVDDLLDEIDSVLEENAEEFVRGYVQKGGQ; encoded by the coding sequence GTGGCCACTCATGACAGCGGCGGCCAGTCGCAGTCCGGCAAGTCCCGTCAGGGCGAGGAAATCGAGGACGTCACCACCGAGGCCAACCCCGAGGTGGCCGAGCGGCACGCCGAGATCACCGAGGACGTCGACGACCTCCTCGACGAGATCGACTCCGTCCTCGAGGAAAACGCCGAGGAATTTGTCAGGGGTTACGTACAAAAAGGAGGTCAGTGA
- a CDS encoding endonuclease VII domain-containing protein, whose product MKAKFDREVRPGRVVPEGHRFCPACDAVKPFEAFPRNRADASGYATYCKPCHNTKTRETKDRLYGGNREYHLRRRYGVGEKEFQELLAEQGGVCAICGGADPQHLDHDHRTGWVRGILCFNCNGGLGQFRDSPTRLARAITYLRGTTWQRALIHPGVYQMCSPTRGRPPSRRS is encoded by the coding sequence GTGAAGGCAAAGTTCGACCGTGAGGTGCGCCCTGGCCGAGTCGTGCCGGAGGGACACAGATTCTGTCCGGCTTGTGATGCGGTCAAGCCGTTCGAAGCCTTCCCCCGCAACCGTGCGGATGCCTCCGGCTACGCGACCTATTGCAAGCCCTGCCACAACACCAAGACCAGAGAGACCAAGGACCGGCTGTACGGGGGCAACCGCGAGTACCACCTGCGGCGGCGGTACGGCGTGGGCGAGAAGGAGTTCCAGGAGCTCCTGGCGGAGCAGGGCGGGGTGTGCGCGATCTGTGGCGGCGCCGACCCGCAACATCTGGACCACGATCATCGCACCGGATGGGTGCGCGGGATACTCTGCTTCAACTGCAACGGTGGTCTTGGCCAGTTCCGTGACAGTCCCACGAGGCTGGCCAGGGCGATCACGTACCTGAGAGGAACCACGTGGCAGCGGGCTTTGATCCATCCGGGCGTCTACCAGATGTGTTCACCAACGCGGGGACGTCCTCCTTCACGACGTTCCTGA
- the prcB gene encoding proteasome subunit beta: MAAGFDPSGRLPDVFTNAGTSSFTTFLSRVAPEMLPGRRPLPPGMAADLAPHATTIVAISAAGGVVMAGDRRATMGNLIAQRDIEKVHPADAYSLVGIAGTAGIGIELMRLFQVELEHYEKIEGAMLSLDGKANRLASMIRGNLGAAMQGLAVVPLFAGFDLAAADPTRAGRIFSFDVTGGPYEETGYDAIGSGSLFAKSALKKRFRAGLSVDDATRLAVEALYDAADDDTATGGPDLTRRIYPVVMTATAEGTRRLTDAETAAIAEGVVAGRMENPGG, translated from the coding sequence GTGGCAGCGGGCTTTGATCCATCCGGGCGTCTACCAGATGTGTTCACCAACGCGGGGACGTCCTCCTTCACGACGTTCCTGAGTCGGGTGGCCCCCGAGATGCTGCCCGGCCGGCGGCCGCTGCCGCCGGGCATGGCAGCCGACCTGGCGCCGCACGCGACGACCATCGTGGCCATCTCGGCCGCCGGTGGCGTCGTGATGGCCGGCGACCGACGGGCCACCATGGGCAACCTGATCGCGCAGCGCGACATCGAGAAGGTGCACCCGGCCGACGCGTACTCGCTGGTCGGCATCGCGGGCACCGCGGGCATCGGCATCGAGCTGATGCGACTGTTCCAGGTGGAGTTGGAGCACTACGAGAAGATCGAGGGCGCGATGCTCTCGCTGGACGGCAAGGCCAACCGGCTGGCGTCCATGATCCGTGGCAACCTGGGCGCGGCCATGCAGGGCCTGGCCGTGGTGCCGTTGTTCGCCGGGTTCGACCTGGCCGCCGCGGACCCGACGCGGGCCGGCCGGATCTTCAGCTTCGACGTCACCGGCGGCCCGTACGAGGAGACCGGTTACGACGCGATCGGCTCCGGCTCGCTCTTCGCGAAGTCGGCGCTGAAGAAGCGTTTCCGGGCCGGCCTGTCCGTCGACGACGCCACCCGGCTCGCTGTCGAGGCGCTCTACGACGCGGCGGACGACGACACCGCGACCGGTGGGCCGGACCTCACCCGCCGGATCTACCCGGTGGTGATGACCGCTACCGCGGAGGGCACCCGGCGGCTGACCGACGCCGAGACGGCGGCGATCGCCGAGGGCGTGGTCGCCGGTCGGATGGAGAACCCGGGCGGTTGA
- the prcA gene encoding proteasome subunit alpha, with the protein MAMQFYASPEQIMRDRSELARKGIARGRSAVVLSYSGGVLFVAENLSSALHKVSEIYDRIGFAAVGRYNEFENLRRAGVRMADLNGLSYDRRDVTGRALANAFAQTLGAIFTEQSKPFEVEICVAEVGATADDDELYRLTYDGSVNDEPGRMAMGGQAEAITGVLKSQHRADMSLAEAARVAVQALSTVGGEGGAARTIAANQLEVAVLDRHRVGRTFRRITGAALTALLDGDVAAAEQPAEAGGPDTPAQPTTEAHKPTTSAGSADLEDKPADGK; encoded by the coding sequence GTGGCCATGCAGTTCTACGCCTCGCCCGAACAGATCATGCGCGATCGCTCCGAGCTGGCCCGCAAGGGCATCGCTCGGGGTCGCAGCGCGGTGGTCCTCAGTTACTCCGGCGGGGTGCTCTTCGTCGCGGAGAACCTCTCCAGCGCCCTGCACAAGGTCAGCGAGATCTACGACCGGATCGGCTTCGCCGCTGTCGGCCGGTACAACGAGTTCGAGAATTTGCGTCGCGCCGGGGTGCGGATGGCCGACCTGAACGGGCTGAGCTACGACCGGCGTGACGTGACCGGCCGGGCTCTGGCCAACGCGTTCGCGCAGACGCTCGGCGCGATCTTCACGGAGCAGTCGAAGCCGTTCGAGGTGGAGATCTGCGTGGCGGAGGTCGGTGCCACCGCGGACGACGACGAGTTGTACCGGCTGACGTACGACGGCTCCGTCAACGACGAGCCGGGGCGGATGGCCATGGGTGGTCAGGCCGAGGCGATCACCGGTGTGTTGAAGTCGCAGCACCGGGCTGACATGTCCCTCGCGGAGGCGGCCCGGGTGGCGGTGCAGGCGTTGAGCACGGTCGGCGGTGAGGGCGGGGCGGCCCGGACGATCGCCGCGAACCAGCTGGAGGTGGCGGTACTGGACCGCCACCGGGTCGGGCGGACGTTCCGCCGGATCACCGGTGCCGCGTTGACCGCCCTGCTGGACGGCGATGTGGCCGCCGCGGAGCAGCCGGCGGAGGCGGGTGGCCCGGACACGCCGGCGCAGCCGACGACGGAGGCGCACAAGCCGACGACCTCGGCGGGCTCCGCCGACCTGGAGGACAAGCCGGCCGACGGCAAGTAG
- a CDS encoding glycosyltransferase family 2 protein, whose translation MAPPRITVVMLAYGPEPYLVDAARAALASTDVTVELIVVDNGCTGGGIDAVKTLPRVRVLSPEHNTGYAGGCDVGAAEATGDWLAFVNSDAIVAPDALAKVTEVAAEDGVGAAMASIRLADRPELINTAGNPLHFAGLSWAGGNGEPATVHAHRRSVATLSGCCFVIGRRLWRELDGFAPEYFAYHEDTELSLRLRQRGLRLEYVPDAVVRHHYEFSRNTLKLYLVERNRLVTLLTTYQTRTLAVLAPALLLTEAAMLTNALTAGWARHKIRGWRWLWQHRGWVRSRRRQLQAERRVPDGVIADLMTGRLPPTDVTATGLGAFNAVAGAYWAVAKPLLKRT comes from the coding sequence ATGGCACCACCTCGGATCACCGTGGTCATGCTGGCCTACGGCCCCGAGCCGTACCTGGTCGACGCCGCCCGCGCCGCCCTCGCCAGCACCGACGTCACGGTCGAGCTGATCGTCGTCGACAACGGCTGCACCGGCGGCGGCATCGACGCCGTGAAGACCCTCCCCCGGGTACGCGTGCTGTCCCCCGAGCACAACACCGGCTACGCCGGCGGCTGCGACGTCGGTGCCGCCGAGGCGACCGGCGACTGGCTCGCCTTCGTCAACTCCGACGCGATCGTCGCACCCGACGCCCTCGCCAAAGTCACCGAAGTGGCCGCCGAGGACGGCGTGGGCGCCGCGATGGCGTCCATCCGCCTCGCCGACCGACCCGAACTGATCAACACCGCCGGCAACCCCCTGCACTTCGCCGGTCTCTCCTGGGCCGGCGGCAACGGCGAACCCGCCACCGTCCACGCCCACCGTCGCTCCGTGGCAACACTGAGCGGCTGCTGCTTCGTCATCGGCCGGCGCCTCTGGCGCGAGCTCGACGGATTCGCCCCCGAGTACTTCGCCTACCACGAGGACACCGAGCTGAGCCTGCGGCTGCGCCAACGGGGCCTGCGGCTGGAGTACGTACCAGACGCCGTGGTACGTCACCACTACGAGTTCTCCCGCAACACACTCAAGCTCTACCTGGTCGAACGCAACCGGCTGGTCACCCTGCTCACCACCTACCAGACCCGTACCCTCGCGGTGCTCGCCCCCGCGCTGCTGCTCACCGAAGCCGCGATGCTCACCAACGCGCTGACCGCCGGCTGGGCCCGCCACAAGATCCGCGGCTGGCGCTGGCTGTGGCAGCACCGGGGCTGGGTGCGCAGCCGCCGCCGGCAGCTCCAGGCCGAACGCCGGGTGCCCGACGGCGTCATCGCCGACCTGATGACCGGCCGGCTCCCCCCGACCGACGTCACCGCCACCGGGCTGGGTGCCTTCAACGCGGTGGCCGGGGCCTACTGGGCCGTCGCCAAACCACTACTCAAGCGCACCTGA
- a CDS encoding polysaccharide biosynthesis protein has protein sequence MIRRLLSLVPPGTVAVGAGLALLGLASYVHLAVAGHSLTEADYSALSVLWSIVFTLGIGLFMPVEQEVARLVAARHSQGLPPGPVLARGAVLAAGLLAAMVALIIAFRGTLADRLFDGDGTMVTVLIGALAGLAIAHTTRGVLSGLQLFPWYGTQLGIDGGLRIVLVAVLGLTGVTNPVWFGAVLVVAPIAGVVLTAPPVLRAIGGGTPMAWAPLLRGLGLLIVSSLLAQVVVNIGVINVKVLDPSDVATAGALLSALVLVRIPLFVFASLQASLLPGLATTATTGDLAGFHSLLRRALGIVTALGLTGAVGAVLLGPWLVQTLFDAPGVLGHGDFAWLAVATLAYLWAMVLGQALLALDRHRAQALAWAVGVAALVLATLAPVATALRVELGYAIGSVVVAATMAVLLRNRTLRSAVPTQTPPLEAVTPGVTGGL, from the coding sequence GTGATCCGCAGGCTGCTGAGTCTGGTCCCACCGGGCACCGTCGCCGTCGGCGCCGGCCTGGCCCTGCTGGGGTTGGCCTCCTACGTCCACCTGGCCGTCGCCGGGCACAGCCTCACCGAGGCGGACTACTCCGCCCTCTCGGTGCTCTGGTCGATCGTCTTCACCCTGGGCATCGGCCTGTTCATGCCGGTGGAACAGGAAGTCGCCCGACTCGTCGCCGCCCGGCACAGCCAGGGCCTACCCCCCGGGCCGGTCCTGGCTCGGGGGGCGGTCCTGGCCGCCGGCCTGCTCGCCGCCATGGTCGCGCTGATCATCGCCTTCCGGGGGACGCTCGCCGACCGTCTCTTCGACGGCGACGGCACCATGGTCACCGTCCTGATCGGCGCGCTGGCCGGGCTCGCCATCGCGCACACCACGCGCGGCGTCCTGTCCGGCCTGCAACTGTTCCCCTGGTACGGCACCCAGCTCGGCATCGACGGCGGCCTGCGGATCGTGCTCGTCGCCGTGCTCGGCCTGACCGGTGTGACCAACCCGGTCTGGTTCGGCGCGGTGCTGGTCGTCGCGCCGATCGCCGGCGTCGTCCTCACCGCGCCGCCGGTGCTACGAGCCATCGGTGGCGGCACCCCCATGGCCTGGGCGCCCCTGCTGCGCGGCCTCGGCCTGCTCATCGTCTCCAGCCTGCTCGCCCAGGTCGTGGTCAACATCGGCGTGATCAACGTCAAGGTGCTGGACCCGTCCGACGTGGCGACCGCCGGCGCGCTGCTCTCCGCACTGGTGCTGGTACGGATCCCGCTGTTCGTCTTCGCGTCGCTGCAGGCGTCACTGCTGCCCGGTCTCGCCACCACCGCCACCACCGGTGACCTGGCCGGTTTCCACAGCCTGCTGCGCCGGGCACTCGGCATCGTCACCGCGCTCGGCCTCACCGGCGCCGTGGGTGCCGTGCTGCTCGGCCCGTGGCTGGTGCAGACCCTCTTCGACGCCCCCGGCGTCCTCGGCCACGGCGACTTCGCCTGGCTCGCCGTGGCCACCCTCGCCTACCTGTGGGCCATGGTCCTCGGCCAGGCGCTGCTCGCCCTCGACCGGCACCGGGCCCAGGCCCTCGCCTGGGCCGTCGGGGTGGCTGCCCTCGTCCTCGCCACGCTCGCACCGGTCGCCACCGCGCTGCGGGTGGAACTCGGCTACGCCATCGGGTCGGTCGTCGTCGCCGCCACCATGGCCGTCCTGCTGCGCAACCGCACCCTCCGCTCGGCGGTGCCCACCCAGACCCCTCCCCTCGAGGCTGTCACGCCGGGAGTGACCGGAGGACTCTGA